A section of the Pseudomonas sp. Q1-7 genome encodes:
- a CDS encoding HIT family protein: MSLHGTYDPQNVFAQIIRGEAPCYKLYEDDDVLAFLDIFPQSFGHTLVIPKRSSARNILEIEAEALAKVMAVVQRLTRVLVDELAPAGVQVAQFNGAPAGQTVFHIHMHIVPRFEGESLAIHASQKADPQALEALQARLLKRL, translated from the coding sequence ATGAGCCTGCACGGCACCTACGATCCGCAGAACGTCTTCGCCCAGATCATTCGTGGCGAGGCCCCTTGCTACAAGCTCTACGAGGACGACGACGTGCTCGCCTTCCTCGACATCTTCCCGCAGTCCTTCGGCCACACCCTGGTGATCCCCAAGCGTTCCAGCGCGCGAAACATCCTGGAGATCGAGGCCGAGGCCCTGGCCAAGGTCATGGCCGTGGTGCAACGACTGACCCGCGTGCTGGTGGACGAACTCGCGCCGGCAGGCGTACAGGTGGCGCAATTCAACGGCGCCCCGGCGGGCCAGACCGTGTTCCATATCCACATGCACATCGTGCCGCGCTTCGAGGGTGAGTCGCTGGCCATCCACGCCAGCCAGAAGGCCGACCCGCAAGCGCTGGAAGCCCTGCAGGCGCGGTTGCTCAAGCGCCTTTGA
- a CDS encoding DUF3087 domain-containing protein, with product MSTLFEIRPMSPELYRRQTRRITLVIAAIFIALALLLSTFCVQLFGTPGGDNFRWNLIGVLAGLALTVAVVRLQLWPRPWMAPAVYGWQLKRSLMRVGNVMHKVKAGVAAQDPAAMKLLRFYHLGLTQMHQLDGNLSDLSQMTREIDLHREAMEAQGLDIEQNRLDPAWLAAMKAP from the coding sequence ATGAGCACGCTGTTCGAAATCCGCCCCATGAGCCCTGAGCTCTACCGCCGGCAAACCCGGCGCATCACCCTGGTCATCGCCGCCATCTTCATTGCCCTGGCGCTGCTGCTGTCCACCTTCTGCGTGCAACTGTTCGGCACACCCGGTGGGGATAACTTCCGCTGGAACCTGATTGGCGTGCTGGCAGGGCTGGCGCTTACCGTGGCGGTGGTGCGCCTGCAGCTCTGGCCGCGTCCCTGGATGGCGCCGGCGGTCTACGGCTGGCAGCTCAAACGCAGCCTGATGCGGGTCGGCAACGTCATGCACAAGGTCAAGGCCGGCGTCGCCGCCCAGGACCCGGCGGCGATGAAACTGCTGCGCTTCTATCACCTGGGCCTGACCCAGATGCACCAACTGGACGGCAACCTCTCCGACCTCAGCCAGATGACGCGGGAGATCGACCTGCACCGCGAGGCAATGGAGGCCCAAGGGCTGGATATCGAGCAGAACCGCCTGGACCCGGCCTGGCTGGCTGCGATGAAGGCACCGTAG
- the hrpA gene encoding ATP-dependent RNA helicase HrpA gives MSEQFPSPEHLLKRLDQAMGADRHRLRRQLHELRKHPDEAKLAQWVERFQASVARVEARRASVPAMRYDDALPIAAKRDEIKAALEKHQVLVIAGETGSGKTTQLPKICLEIGRGTHGLIGHTQPRRLAARSVATRVAEEIGSPLGELVGYQVRFEDQSNERSLIKLMTDGILLAETQHDRFLERYDTLIVDEAHERSLNIDFLLGYLKTLLPRRPDLKLIITSATIDLERFAKHFGGGGLSDAPIIEVSGRTYPVDTWYRPLAAEVDEDGEALFDDLSVDQGILRALDEIAAHEREVGKRPGDVLVFLPGEREIRDCAEVLRKANLRHTEVMPLYARLTPAEQQKIFAPMPGRKIVLATNVAETSLTVPGIRYVIDSGTARISRYSYRAKVQRLPVEAVSQASANQRKGRCGRVEPGICVRLYSEEDFLSRPAFTDPEILRTNLAAVILQMLHLRLGDIEAFPFIEPPDGKAIKDGFTLLQELSAVNREGQLTPIGRQLARLPIDPRLGRMVLEGARQGSLDEVLVVAAALSVQDPRERPIERQQAADQAHAQWKDVDSDFAALINLWRGFEEQRQALGSNALRSWCRKNFLNYLRLREWRDAHRQLVLICRELKLFPEREKNAPAGRVERSDTPTARHDGHRSAQRHPAKSVPADVAAKAEQQARGIDYARVHKAILCGLLSQIGQKTEEGDYLGARQRRFWIHPGTAIARKRPQWIMTAELVETTKLFARMVAKIEPDWLEPLAGHLVKKNHLEPHWEKRRGQVVAYEQVSLYGLIIVGRRAVHYGPVDPEVSRELFIREGLVRGEIHSKAKCLSANRQLLERLDELEAKARRRDILADEETLFAYYAARLPADICQTATFEKWYERERARNPELLIMREEDVLAREANEVTAAQYPDKLRLGELELPLTYHFEPGHPRDGVTLRVPAPLLPQLPPERLEWLVPGLLEAKCIALVRNLPKAIRKNFVPVPDFVKAALGKITFGQGSLPESLGRELQRMTGARVPDEAWSEAAAQLEGHLKMNLEVVDARGKFLGEGRELAEITARFAEASQAALAIPQTQKEQKPVEAKGFAQVAASTQQKVAGLSMTVYPALVEEGGSVKESRFPTQAEADWQHRRALQRLLLQQLAETAKFLRGKLPGLTELGLLYRDMGRVDALVEDILLASLDNCILDGEASLPRDGAALASLAERKRGAWAEHAERLARLTLETLKLWHGLQKRFKGRIDLAQAVALNDIKAQLGNLVYPGFVRETPAEWLKELPRYLKAIEQRFDKIAAQLQRDRVWSGELAGYWEQYQARLAKHAQEGKRDPELVLYRWMLEEYRVSLFAQQLGTRMPVSDKRLSKQWAQVEA, from the coding sequence ATGAGCGAGCAATTCCCCAGCCCCGAACACCTCCTGAAACGTCTCGACCAGGCCATGGGCGCCGACCGCCATCGCCTGCGCCGGCAGCTCCACGAGCTGCGCAAGCACCCCGACGAGGCCAAGCTGGCGCAATGGGTCGAGCGCTTCCAGGCCTCGGTGGCGCGGGTGGAGGCGCGGCGCGCCAGCGTGCCGGCGATGCGCTACGACGACGCCCTGCCCATCGCCGCCAAGCGCGACGAGATCAAGGCGGCCCTGGAGAAGCATCAGGTGCTGGTGATCGCCGGTGAGACCGGCTCGGGCAAGACCACCCAGTTACCGAAGATTTGCCTGGAGATCGGCCGCGGCACCCATGGCCTGATCGGCCACACCCAGCCGCGCCGTCTGGCGGCGCGCAGCGTGGCGACGCGGGTGGCGGAGGAGATCGGCAGCCCGCTGGGCGAACTGGTGGGCTACCAGGTGCGTTTCGAGGACCAGTCCAACGAGCGCAGCCTGATCAAGCTGATGACCGACGGCATCCTGCTGGCCGAGACCCAGCACGACCGCTTCCTCGAACGCTACGACACGCTCATCGTCGACGAAGCCCACGAGCGCAGCCTGAACATCGATTTCCTGCTGGGTTATCTCAAGACCCTGCTGCCGCGCCGGCCCGACCTCAAGCTGATCATCACCTCGGCGACCATCGACCTGGAGCGCTTCGCCAAGCACTTCGGCGGGGGCGGCCTATCCGACGCGCCGATCATCGAAGTCTCCGGCCGCACCTACCCCGTGGACACCTGGTACCGGCCGCTGGCCGCCGAGGTGGACGAGGACGGCGAGGCGCTGTTCGACGACCTGTCCGTGGACCAGGGCATCCTCCGCGCCCTGGACGAGATCGCCGCCCACGAGCGCGAGGTGGGCAAGCGCCCCGGCGACGTGCTGGTGTTCCTTCCCGGCGAGCGGGAAATCCGCGACTGCGCCGAGGTCCTGCGCAAGGCCAACCTGCGCCACACCGAGGTGATGCCCCTCTATGCGCGGCTGACCCCGGCCGAGCAGCAGAAGATCTTCGCCCCGATGCCGGGACGCAAGATCGTGCTGGCCACCAACGTCGCGGAAACCTCGCTCACCGTGCCCGGCATCCGCTATGTGATCGACAGCGGCACGGCGCGCATCAGCCGCTACAGCTACCGCGCCAAGGTCCAGCGCCTGCCGGTGGAAGCCGTGTCCCAGGCCAGCGCCAACCAGCGCAAGGGCCGTTGCGGCCGGGTCGAGCCGGGCATCTGCGTGCGCCTCTACAGCGAGGAAGATTTCCTTTCCCGCCCAGCCTTCACCGACCCGGAAATCCTCCGCACCAACCTGGCGGCGGTGATCCTGCAGATGCTCCACCTGCGCCTGGGCGACATCGAGGCCTTCCCCTTCATCGAGCCGCCGGATGGCAAGGCCATCAAGGACGGCTTCACCCTGCTGCAGGAACTCTCGGCGGTGAACCGCGAGGGCCAGCTCACTCCCATCGGCCGCCAGTTGGCGCGCCTGCCTATCGACCCGCGCCTGGGCCGCATGGTGCTGGAGGGTGCCCGCCAGGGCAGCCTGGACGAAGTGCTGGTGGTCGCCGCCGCGCTCTCCGTGCAGGACCCCCGCGAACGGCCCATTGAGCGCCAGCAGGCCGCCGACCAGGCCCACGCCCAGTGGAAGGATGTGGATTCCGACTTTGCCGCGCTGATCAACCTCTGGCGCGGCTTCGAGGAACAGCGCCAGGCCCTGGGTTCCAACGCCCTGCGTAGCTGGTGCCGGAAGAACTTCCTCAACTACCTGCGCCTGCGCGAGTGGCGCGACGCCCACCGCCAGTTGGTGCTGATCTGCCGCGAACTGAAACTCTTCCCCGAACGTGAAAAGAATGCTCCGGCAGGAAGGGTTGAGCGCAGCGATACCCCTACAGCCCGCCACGATGGGCATCGCTCCGCTCAGCGCCATCCTGCGAAAAGTGTTCCCGCTGATGTTGCCGCCAAGGCCGAGCAGCAGGCGCGCGGCATTGACTACGCCAGGGTGCACAAGGCGATCCTCTGCGGCCTGCTCAGCCAGATCGGCCAGAAGACCGAGGAAGGCGACTACCTCGGCGCGCGCCAGCGGCGTTTCTGGATTCACCCCGGCACTGCCATCGCCAGGAAGCGCCCGCAATGGATCATGACCGCCGAACTGGTGGAGACCACCAAGCTGTTCGCGCGCATGGTGGCGAAGATCGAACCCGACTGGCTGGAGCCCCTGGCCGGCCACCTGGTGAAAAAGAACCACCTGGAGCCCCACTGGGAAAAGCGCCGTGGCCAAGTGGTGGCCTATGAACAGGTCAGCCTCTACGGCCTGATCATCGTCGGTCGCCGCGCCGTGCATTACGGCCCGGTGGACCCGGAAGTCTCCCGCGAGCTGTTCATCCGCGAGGGGCTGGTGCGCGGCGAGATCCACAGCAAGGCGAAATGCCTGTCCGCCAACCGTCAGTTGCTGGAACGCCTCGACGAACTGGAAGCCAAGGCCCGCCGCCGCGACATCCTGGCCGACGAGGAAACCCTCTTCGCCTATTACGCCGCGCGCCTGCCAGCGGACATCTGCCAGACCGCCACCTTCGAGAAGTGGTACGAACGCGAACGGGCGAGGAATCCCGAGTTGCTGATCATGCGCGAGGAAGACGTGCTGGCCCGCGAAGCCAACGAAGTCACCGCCGCGCAGTACCCGGACAAGCTGCGCCTGGGCGAGCTGGAGCTGCCGCTGACCTACCATTTCGAGCCCGGCCACCCGCGTGACGGTGTGACCCTGCGGGTGCCGGCGCCGCTCCTGCCGCAACTGCCGCCGGAGCGCCTGGAATGGCTGGTGCCCGGCCTGCTGGAAGCCAAATGCATCGCGCTGGTGCGCAACCTGCCCAAAGCCATCCGCAAGAACTTCGTGCCGGTGCCGGACTTCGTCAAGGCGGCACTGGGCAAGATCACCTTCGGCCAGGGTTCGTTGCCCGAGTCCCTGGGCCGCGAGCTGCAACGCATGACCGGTGCCCGCGTGCCGGATGAGGCCTGGAGCGAGGCCGCCGCCCAGCTGGAAGGCCACCTGAAGATGAACCTGGAAGTGGTGGATGCCCGCGGCAAGTTCCTCGGCGAGGGCCGCGAGCTGGCCGAGATCACCGCGCGTTTCGCCGAAGCCAGCCAGGCGGCCCTGGCCATTCCGCAGACCCAGAAGGAACAGAAGCCGGTGGAAGCCAAGGGCTTCGCCCAGGTGGCCGCGAGCACCCAGCAGAAGGTCGCCGGCCTCTCCATGACCGTTTACCCGGCGCTGGTGGAGGAGGGCGGAAGCGTCAAGGAAAGCCGCTTCCCGACCCAGGCGGAAGCCGACTGGCAGCACCGCCGCGCCTTGCAGCGCCTGCTCCTGCAACAACTGGCAGAAACCGCCAAGTTCCTCCGCGGCAAGCTGCCGGGCCTCACCGAACTGGGCCTGCTCTACCGCGACATGGGGCGTGTCGATGCGCTGGTGGAGGACATCCTCCTGGCCAGCCTGGACAACTGCATCCTCGACGGCGAAGCCAGCCTGCCGCGCGATGGCGCCGCCCTGGCGTCGCTGGCCGAGAGGAAGCGCGGTGCCTGGGCCGAACACGCCGAGCGCCTGGCGCGCCTGACGCTGGAAACCCTCAAGCTCTGGCATGGCCTGCAGAAGCGCTTCAAGGGCCGCATCGACCTGGCCCAGGCGGTGGCACTGAACGACATCAAGGCGCAACTGGGCAACCTGGTCTATCCGGGCTTCGTCCGCGAGACCCCGGCCGAATGGCTGAAGGAGCTGCCGCGCTACCTGAAGGCCATCGAGCAGCGCTTCGACAAGATTGCCGCGCAACTGCAGCGTGACCGCGTCTGGTCCGGCGAGCTGGCCGGCTACTGGGAGCAGTACCAGGCGCGCCTGGCCAAGCACGCCCAGGAAGGCAAGCGCGACCCGGAGCTGGTGCTGTATCGCTGGATGCTGGAGGAGTACCGGGTTTCCCTGTTCGCCCAGCAACTGGGCACGCGCATGCCGGTCTCCGACAAGCGACTTTCCAAGCAATGGGCACAGGTGGAGGCCTGA
- the fadD1 gene encoding long-chain-fatty-acid--CoA ligase FadD1 has product MTDNFWKDKYPAGVPAEIDADQYPNVQAVLKQSCQRFADKPAFSNLGKTLTYGELYELSGAFAAFLQNHTDLKPGDRIAVQMPNILQYPVVVFGAMRAGLVVVNTNPLYTAREMEHQFNDSGAKALVCLANMAHLAEEVLPKTGVRHVIVTEVGDLLPTFKRLLVNTVVKHVKKMVPPFNLPQAVKLNDALAKGRGRTVNEANPQGDDIAVLQYTGGTTGVAKGAMLTHRNLIANMLQCKALMAANLNEGCEILIAPLPLYHIYAFTFHCMAMMLTGNHNLLISNPRDLPAMTKELAKYRFTGFVGLNTLFVALCNSEDFRKLDFSSLKLTLSGGMALQLATAERWKQVTGCAICEGYGMTETSPVVSVNPFQNIQIGTIGIPVPSTQCKVVDDEGKDVGLGAPGELCVKGPQVMKGYWQRQEATDEILDAEGWLKTGDVAVIQDDGYMRIVDRKKDMILVSGFNVYPNELEDVLATLPGVLQCAAIGVPDEKSGEAIKMFVVAKPGVSLTKEQVMEHMRGNVTGYKVPRAIEFRETLPTTNVGKILRRELRDEELKTLKAKQEKAQA; this is encoded by the coding sequence ATGACCGATAACTTCTGGAAGGACAAATATCCAGCGGGCGTTCCTGCCGAGATCGACGCCGATCAGTACCCCAACGTCCAGGCGGTATTGAAGCAGTCCTGCCAACGCTTTGCCGACAAGCCCGCATTCAGCAACCTGGGCAAGACCCTCACCTACGGTGAGCTCTACGAACTCTCCGGTGCCTTTGCCGCCTTCCTGCAGAACCACACCGACCTCAAGCCCGGCGACCGCATCGCCGTGCAGATGCCGAACATCCTGCAGTACCCGGTGGTGGTCTTCGGCGCGATGCGCGCCGGCCTGGTGGTGGTCAACACCAACCCGCTGTACACCGCGCGGGAGATGGAGCACCAGTTCAACGACTCCGGCGCCAAGGCCCTGGTCTGCCTGGCCAACATGGCCCACCTGGCCGAGGAAGTGCTGCCGAAGACCGGTGTCAGGCACGTCATCGTTACCGAAGTGGGCGACCTGCTGCCGACCTTCAAGCGCCTCCTGGTCAACACCGTGGTCAAGCACGTGAAGAAGATGGTGCCGCCCTTCAATCTGCCCCAGGCGGTCAAGCTCAACGACGCCCTGGCCAAGGGCCGTGGCCGCACGGTGAACGAGGCGAACCCGCAAGGCGACGACATCGCCGTGCTGCAGTACACCGGGGGCACCACGGGCGTGGCCAAGGGCGCGATGCTGACCCACCGCAACCTGATCGCCAACATGCTGCAATGCAAGGCGCTGATGGCCGCCAACCTGAACGAGGGTTGCGAAATCCTTATCGCGCCGCTGCCGCTCTACCACATCTACGCCTTCACCTTCCATTGCATGGCGATGATGCTGACCGGCAACCACAACCTGCTCATCTCCAACCCGCGCGACCTGCCGGCGATGACCAAGGAGCTGGCGAAGTACCGGTTCACCGGCTTCGTCGGCCTGAACACGCTGTTCGTCGCGCTGTGCAACAGTGAAGACTTCCGCAAGCTGGACTTCTCCTCGCTGAAGCTCACCCTGTCCGGCGGCATGGCCCTGCAACTGGCCACCGCCGAGCGCTGGAAACAGGTCACCGGCTGCGCCATCTGCGAAGGTTACGGCATGACCGAAACCAGCCCGGTGGTGTCGGTGAACCCCTTCCAGAACATCCAGATCGGCACCATCGGCATTCCGGTGCCGTCCACCCAGTGCAAGGTGGTGGACGATGAGGGCAAGGACGTCGGCCTCGGCGCGCCGGGCGAGCTCTGCGTGAAAGGGCCGCAGGTGATGAAGGGCTACTGGCAGCGCCAGGAAGCCACCGACGAGATCCTCGACGCCGAAGGCTGGCTGAAGACCGGCGACGTCGCGGTGATCCAGGACGACGGCTACATGCGCATCGTCGACCGCAAGAAGGACATGATCCTGGTGTCCGGCTTCAACGTGTACCCGAACGAGCTGGAAGACGTGCTGGCGACCCTGCCGGGGGTGCTGCAGTGCGCCGCCATCGGCGTGCCGGACGAGAAGTCCGGCGAGGCGATCAAGATGTTCGTGGTGGCCAAGCCCGGCGTCAGCCTCACCAAGGAGCAGGTCATGGAGCACATGCGCGGTAACGTCACCGGCTACAAGGTGCCGCGCGCCATCGAGTTCCGCGAGACCCTGCCGACCACCAACGTCGGCAAGATCCTGCGCCGTGAACTGCGCGACGAAGAGTTGAAGACGCTCAAGGCGAAGCAGGAGAAGGCCCAGGCCTGA
- a CDS encoding HlyD family secretion protein — MKSIRSSKTFLSITLLLGAGLLAWGSWQLLADGPEQYTNDAFVHADFTLVAPKVPGFVREVQVEDNQVVKAGQLLARIDDRDYRTALASARAEVASAEAQLANAHATLERQQSLIEQAQATLEADRADLVFAQHELTRYEKLVGRGAGTLQNAQQARSRFDSVRARQTEHSAALLATRKQTDILTAQRAAAQAALERARAGLRQAELDLSHTDLRAPVDGMVGRRAIRVGAFVKTGDPLLAVVPLERVYVVANFQETQLTHVRPGQDVRIAVDTFPGESLRGHVESIAPATGVTFAAIAPDNATGNFTKVVQRIPVKVVLDAGQPLLAQLRVGMSVEAVIDTRSQPEAVAVAD, encoded by the coding sequence ATGAAATCGATACGCTCCTCCAAGACCTTTCTCTCCATCACCCTGTTGCTGGGCGCCGGCCTGCTGGCCTGGGGCAGTTGGCAGCTCCTGGCGGACGGCCCCGAGCAGTACACCAACGACGCTTTCGTCCATGCCGACTTCACCCTGGTGGCGCCCAAGGTACCCGGCTTCGTCCGTGAGGTGCAGGTGGAAGACAACCAGGTGGTGAAGGCCGGCCAGTTGCTCGCACGCATCGATGACCGCGACTACCGCACCGCCCTCGCCAGCGCCCGCGCCGAGGTAGCCAGCGCCGAGGCGCAGTTGGCCAATGCCCATGCCACCCTGGAGCGGCAACAGTCGCTGATCGAACAGGCCCAGGCCACCCTGGAAGCGGATCGCGCCGACCTGGTCTTCGCCCAGCACGAGCTGACGCGCTACGAGAAGCTGGTGGGGCGCGGCGCCGGCACCCTGCAGAACGCCCAGCAGGCTCGCAGCCGCTTCGACAGCGTGCGCGCACGACAGACCGAGCACAGCGCCGCGTTGCTGGCCACGCGCAAGCAGACCGACATCCTCACCGCCCAGCGCGCTGCCGCGCAGGCCGCCCTGGAACGTGCGCGGGCGGGCTTGCGCCAGGCTGAACTGGACCTGTCCCACACCGACCTGCGCGCGCCGGTGGACGGCATGGTCGGGCGTCGCGCCATTCGTGTCGGCGCCTTCGTCAAGACCGGCGATCCGCTGCTGGCGGTGGTGCCGCTGGAGCGCGTCTACGTGGTCGCCAACTTCCAGGAAACCCAGCTCACCCATGTGCGTCCTGGCCAGGACGTGCGCATTGCCGTCGATACCTTCCCCGGCGAATCCCTGCGCGGCCATGTGGAAAGCATCGCGCCGGCCACCGGCGTGACCTTCGCCGCCATCGCCCCGGACAACGCCACCGGCAACTTCACCAAGGTGGTGCAGCGCATCCCGGTGAAGGTGGTGCTGGACGCCGGCCAGCCGCTGCTGGCGCAACTGCGGGTGGGCATGTCGGTGGAGGCGGTCATCGATACGCGCAGCCAGCCCGAGGCCGTCGCCGTGGCCGACTGA
- a CDS encoding MFS transporter translates to MNASLAIAQSPADSPARAAPVPNVFGLRIVVGLLGVLLAVLVAGFNENVTKIALADIRGAMGITRDHGTWLVALYAAPSVCAMAFAPWFAVTLSLRRFSLAAIGAFMLLGLLSPLAPNLQSLMLLRALQGLAGGALPPILMTVALRFLPANLKIYGLAGYALTATFGPGLGTPLAAFWVDFVGWRWAFWQIVPTSLLAMAAVAWGLPQDPLRLERFRQFDWLGLLLGFPALFMLVVGLVHGERLDWFESPLIRALLGGGSLLLVLFLVNEWKHPLPFVKLQMLSQRNFSFALLTLAGVLVVLLGVIVIPSGYLAQVQGYRPLQTAPMMLLVALPQLVALPLVAALCNLRWVDCRWVLACGLAMLACACWLGSHLTSAWIREDFYLVQALQIFGQPMAVLPLLMLATGSIAPTDGPFASAWFNSVKGFAAVLAGGLLEALGTVRHHVHSNQLVDRLGNNPLLEGGTELARRLQLQASVLTAADLYLGMAVVAAALILIIPLVPTRIYPPRLPT, encoded by the coding sequence ATGAACGCCTCCCTCGCCATTGCGCAATCGCCGGCAGATAGCCCGGCGCGAGCGGCTCCTGTCCCAAACGTGTTCGGCCTGCGCATCGTCGTCGGGTTGCTCGGTGTGCTGCTGGCGGTGCTGGTGGCCGGGTTCAACGAGAACGTCACCAAGATCGCCCTGGCGGATATTCGCGGCGCCATGGGCATCACCCGCGACCACGGCACCTGGCTGGTGGCCCTGTACGCGGCGCCCTCGGTGTGCGCCATGGCCTTTGCCCCCTGGTTCGCGGTGACCCTGTCCCTGCGCCGCTTCAGCCTCGCGGCCATCGGCGCCTTCATGCTGCTGGGCCTGCTCAGCCCACTGGCGCCCAACCTGCAGAGCCTGATGCTGTTGCGCGCCCTGCAAGGGCTGGCCGGTGGCGCGCTACCGCCCATCCTGATGACCGTGGCGCTGCGCTTCCTGCCCGCCAACCTCAAGATATACGGCCTGGCCGGCTATGCACTGACCGCCACCTTCGGTCCTGGGCTCGGCACACCCCTGGCGGCCTTCTGGGTGGACTTCGTCGGCTGGCGATGGGCGTTCTGGCAGATCGTTCCCACCAGCCTGCTGGCCATGGCCGCCGTCGCCTGGGGACTGCCCCAGGACCCCTTGCGTCTGGAGCGCTTCCGACAGTTCGACTGGCTCGGCCTGCTGCTCGGGTTTCCGGCGCTGTTCATGCTGGTGGTGGGACTGGTGCATGGCGAACGGCTGGACTGGTTCGAGTCGCCGCTGATCCGCGCATTGCTTGGCGGCGGCAGCCTGCTGCTGGTGCTGTTCCTGGTCAACGAATGGAAGCACCCACTGCCCTTCGTCAAGTTACAGATGCTCAGTCAGCGCAATTTCAGCTTCGCCCTGCTCACCCTGGCCGGCGTGCTCGTCGTGCTATTGGGGGTGATCGTGATTCCTTCGGGTTACCTGGCTCAGGTGCAGGGCTATCGGCCATTGCAGACCGCCCCGATGATGCTGCTGGTGGCCTTGCCCCAGCTCGTGGCGCTGCCGCTCGTGGCTGCGTTGTGCAATCTGCGCTGGGTCGATTGCCGCTGGGTGCTGGCCTGCGGGCTGGCCATGCTCGCCTGTGCCTGCTGGCTGGGCTCGCACCTGACATCGGCGTGGATTCGCGAAGACTTCTACCTGGTGCAGGCCCTGCAGATTTTCGGCCAGCCCATGGCGGTGCTGCCCCTGCTGATGCTCGCCACGGGCAGCATCGCGCCCACCGACGGGCCCTTCGCCTCGGCCTGGTTCAACAGCGTGAAGGGGTTCGCCGCGGTGCTCGCCGGGGGCCTGCTGGAAGCGCTCGGGACCGTCCGCCATCACGTTCATTCAAACCAACTGGTGGACCGCCTCGGCAACAACCCGCTGCTCGAGGGCGGTACCGAGCTGGCCCGGCGGCTGCAGCTTCAGGCCTCGGTTCTCACCGCCGCCGATCTCTACCTCGGCATGGCCGTCGTCGCGGCTGCGCTGATTCTGATCATTCCCCTGGTGCCGACGCGCATCTATCCGCCCCGCCTGCCGACCTGA